The Leadbettera azotonutricia ZAS-9 genome has a window encoding:
- a CDS encoding bactofilin family protein, protein MAKTEGKKKESIVVFGPSTAFNGFLRFKETLCIQGKFRGTIEAAGALIVDKGAVVEADHISVTSLIVYGTVVGAVHAVDKIDMFPGAEVRGDVSAARLRIADGVSFEGQCSMTGIDKDVEIFSRPTEEIKAELQRVNG, encoded by the coding sequence ATGGCAAAAACCGAAGGGAAGAAAAAAGAGAGTATCGTGGTTTTCGGGCCCAGCACTGCTTTTAACGGGTTTTTGCGTTTTAAGGAAACCCTCTGTATACAGGGAAAATTCCGGGGCACCATCGAAGCCGCGGGCGCGCTCATCGTGGACAAGGGGGCGGTGGTAGAGGCGGATCATATCTCCGTTACCTCTCTCATAGTTTATGGGACTGTAGTAGGCGCTGTCCATGCAGTGGACAAGATAGACATGTTTCCTGGGGCAGAAGTGCGAGGGGATGTCAGCGCAGCCCGGCTCCGCATAGCGGACGGCGTTTCCTTCGAAGGCCAGTGCAGCATGACGGGCATAGACAAGGATGTGGAGATATTCTCAAGGCCCACGGAAGAGATAAAGGCTGAACTCCAGAGGGTCAATGGCTAA
- a CDS encoding response regulator transcription factor, translating into MNTQKKILVVDDETINLDFFELMLSKLGFIVEKAKDGVEGLEKVKRFLPDLVLLDNIMPRMSGWELTKLIKGDPKYKEIPIIMLSALDDVKDKVEGFEMGVDDYITKPFNFSEVLARIKAVLRNRELFGQIVARESRLSLAEELSADIKHTLLEFVKSIDDLDAAIDKLGGNSQIVEKTQGVRRHIAELDARLEKTLVQWEDLKKNEIGLPLLEVQIRELPNQE; encoded by the coding sequence ATGAATACCCAGAAGAAGATACTTGTAGTAGATGATGAGACCATAAACCTCGACTTCTTCGAACTCATGCTTTCCAAACTAGGGTTTATTGTGGAAAAGGCCAAAGACGGGGTGGAAGGCCTGGAAAAGGTGAAGCGCTTTTTGCCCGATCTTGTGCTGCTGGACAATATTATGCCCCGCATGTCGGGCTGGGAGCTTACAAAACTCATCAAAGGGGACCCCAAGTACAAGGAAATCCCCATCATCATGCTTTCGGCCCTGGACGACGTAAAGGACAAGGTTGAAGGTTTTGAGATGGGCGTGGATGATTACATCACCAAGCCCTTCAATTTTTCTGAAGTTTTGGCGAGGATCAAGGCTGTTTTGAGGAACCGGGAGCTTTTTGGCCAGATAGTGGCGAGGGAATCCCGTCTCAGCCTGGCCGAGGAGCTGAGCGCGGACATCAAGCACACTCTCCTTGAATTTGTGAAGAGCATTGACGATCTCGATGCAGCCATCGACAAACTGGGGGGCAATTCCCAGATAGTCGAAAAAACCCAGGGTGTGCGAAGGCATATAGCGGAATTGGACGCCAGGTTAGAAAAGACCCTTGTCCAGTGGGAAGATCTCAAGAAAAATGAGATCGGTCTTCCATTGCTGGAAGTCCAGATCCGCGAATTGCCAAATCAGGAATAA
- a CDS encoding class I SAM-dependent methyltransferase, which translates to MDSDAKTAAQAELLFNRLSKRHRHLKKWARRIGVDAYRLYDRDIPEIPLVIDLYGDAVSGALYKRPYEKDEAEEERWLAAMADSAAEALGLKKELIFLKQRERQRGNSQYEKIGKGNIWREVHEGDLRFRVNLSDYLDTGLFLDARKRRSLLRAEAAGKRVLNLFAYTCSLSVCAAASGASEVDSVDLSNTYLDWGKANFALNGLDTDTASAFRFIREDVLSFLSKAKAKHLAWDIIILDPPSFSNSKKMQTDLDIRRDYHTLIKNCLALLSPGTPGEASRKGKLWFSSNARGFHLADEEFPGFQIKNMQKEMEDEDLKGKKLPACYTFIQSRRNDA; encoded by the coding sequence ATGGATTCCGACGCCAAAACCGCTGCCCAGGCCGAGCTTCTCTTTAACCGCCTTTCCAAGCGGCACAGGCACCTGAAAAAGTGGGCCCGCCGCATAGGCGTCGATGCCTACCGCCTCTACGACAGGGACATACCCGAAATCCCCCTGGTCATTGACCTCTATGGCGACGCCGTTTCAGGCGCCCTCTACAAAAGGCCCTACGAAAAAGATGAAGCCGAGGAAGAACGCTGGCTTGCCGCTATGGCCGATTCGGCCGCAGAAGCCCTTGGCCTTAAAAAAGAGTTAATCTTCCTCAAGCAGAGGGAGCGCCAGAGGGGAAATTCCCAATATGAAAAGATCGGCAAGGGCAATATCTGGCGCGAAGTACACGAAGGCGATCTGCGATTCAGGGTGAATCTTTCCGATTACCTTGATACCGGCCTTTTCCTGGACGCCCGAAAAAGGCGCTCCCTGCTCCGCGCCGAAGCTGCGGGAAAAAGAGTGCTCAATCTCTTTGCCTATACCTGTTCCCTCTCTGTCTGCGCAGCTGCCTCCGGCGCCAGTGAAGTTGATTCCGTGGATCTTTCCAATACCTACCTTGACTGGGGCAAAGCAAACTTTGCGCTCAACGGCCTTGATACCGATACTGCTTCAGCCTTCCGCTTTATACGCGAAGATGTACTTTCGTTCCTTTCCAAAGCGAAAGCAAAACACCTCGCATGGGATATTATCATTTTGGATCCCCCGAGTTTTTCCAATTCCAAAAAAATGCAAACCGATTTGGATATACGCCGGGACTATCACACCCTTATAAAAAATTGCCTGGCCCTGTTAAGCCCCGGAACTCCCGGCGAAGCTTCCCGCAAAGGAAAACTCTGGTTCAGTTCCAATGCCAGAGGTTTCCATTTGGCCGATGAAGAGTTTCCTGGTTTCCAAATTAAAAATATGCAAAAAGAAATGGAAGATGAAGATTTAAAAGGAAAGAAACTACCGGCTTGTTATACCTTTATCCAATCAAGGAGGAATGATGCGTAA
- a CDS encoding HU family DNA-binding protein, whose amino-acid sequence MAGSKYTKAEIVDSVYNKTGINRKEIRNVMDLFIEEIKDALIKRNVIELRGFGTFEVKVRKGRKKARNPRTGETLSVNSHGSAVFRAGRELKQAVWNLKQDDEE is encoded by the coding sequence ATGGCAGGAAGCAAATATACCAAGGCTGAAATTGTCGATTCCGTCTACAACAAGACCGGCATAAACCGCAAGGAAATACGGAATGTGATGGATCTTTTTATTGAAGAAATCAAGGATGCCCTCATTAAGCGCAATGTGATTGAACTCAGGGGTTTTGGGACCTTTGAGGTTAAGGTGCGCAAAGGCCGGAAGAAAGCCAGGAATCCCCGGACCGGGGAAACTCTTTCTGTCAATTCCCATGGAAGCGCTGTTTTCAGGGCAGGCAGGGAATTGAAGCAGGCTGTGTGGAATTTGAAGCAGGACGATGAGGAATGA
- a CDS encoding alkaline phosphatase family protein, with product MAKRIVVLSADAMVYEDLAYLKTLPNFKRCLEGGAEIKSVRSIYPTVTYPAHTTMASGTFPAKHGIVNNYELHPGNLAPPWYWFHDAVKVKDIFDAAKKAGLFTAGVFWPVTGNHPSIDYLIPEYWTQGNSDTMEAAFSRAGSKPEMIRLLAKYFPDIKERVHPSVDYMAIGCACDIIRLYKPQLLMIHPANIDGARHDYGLFNEKVDKAIEETDAWIGQLMDALEDAGVHDETNFFLVSDHGQLDIDRAINVNVMLADWGLIRTDKEGNIADWDAYSLSSGMSAMVYLKESENHKVYQKVHALLRHLCSEGIYGISRVFTEAEARAEEGLGGSFSFVLETDGYTSFGDDWKRPIVKNYDASDYRYGRATHGYLPDKGPQPILIAKGPDIKKGVSLEKARLIDEAPTYAKILGVELPDAQGRVIEGILV from the coding sequence ATGGCAAAACGTATTGTGGTTCTTTCGGCTGACGCCATGGTGTATGAGGATTTGGCCTATCTAAAAACGCTTCCCAATTTTAAGCGCTGCCTTGAGGGGGGCGCCGAAATCAAATCCGTAAGGTCCATTTATCCCACCGTTACCTATCCAGCCCATACGACTATGGCTTCGGGGACTTTTCCTGCGAAACACGGGATTGTAAACAATTACGAGTTGCACCCGGGGAATCTTGCACCGCCCTGGTATTGGTTCCACGATGCAGTAAAGGTAAAAGATATTTTTGACGCCGCAAAAAAGGCGGGCCTGTTCACTGCGGGTGTGTTCTGGCCTGTTACGGGGAACCATCCTTCCATCGATTATCTCATTCCGGAATATTGGACCCAGGGGAACAGCGACACCATGGAGGCTGCTTTTTCAAGGGCAGGATCAAAACCTGAAATGATCAGGCTTCTTGCCAAGTATTTTCCTGACATAAAGGAGCGGGTGCACCCTTCTGTTGATTATATGGCCATAGGCTGCGCCTGCGATATTATCAGGCTTTACAAGCCACAGCTCCTCATGATACATCCGGCAAACATTGACGGCGCCAGGCACGATTACGGCCTTTTTAATGAAAAGGTTGATAAGGCAATCGAGGAAACTGACGCATGGATAGGACAGCTTATGGATGCCCTGGAGGATGCAGGGGTTCACGATGAAACCAACTTTTTCCTCGTAAGCGATCACGGCCAGCTTGATATAGACAGGGCCATCAATGTAAATGTGATGCTGGCGGACTGGGGTTTAATCCGCACGGACAAGGAAGGGAACATCGCTGACTGGGACGCCTATAGCCTTTCCAGCGGCATGTCGGCCATGGTCTATCTTAAAGAGAGCGAAAATCACAAAGTCTACCAAAAGGTTCACGCCCTGTTGCGGCATCTTTGCAGCGAAGGTATCTACGGCATAAGCCGGGTCTTCACCGAGGCGGAGGCCAGGGCCGAGGAGGGCCTTGGGGGGAGTTTCTCCTTTGTCCTTGAGACCGACGGCTACACCTCATTCGGCGATGACTGGAAACGTCCTATTGTCAAAAATTACGACGCTTCCGACTACCGTTACGGCAGGGCCACCCACGGCTATCTTCCTGACAAAGGCCCTCAGCCCATACTCATCGCTAAAGGCCCTGACATAAAAAAAGGCGTAAGCCTCGAAAAGGCCCGCCTTATCGACGAGGCCCCCACCTATGCAAAGATACTCGGAGTGGAACTCCCGGACGCCCAGGGCAGGGTGATAGAAGGAATACTGGTATAA
- the rpmE gene encoding 50S ribosomal protein L31 — translation MKEKIHPKYELTKITCACGNVIETRSTVKDIKVEICSSCHPFFTGKQKLVDTAGRIERFRKKYSIKE, via the coding sequence ATGAAAGAGAAGATTCACCCTAAATACGAGCTGACCAAGATCACCTGCGCCTGCGGTAACGTGATAGAAACCCGTTCCACCGTCAAGGACATCAAGGTTGAAATTTGTTCCTCTTGCCACCCCTTCTTTACAGGTAAACAGAAGCTTGTAGATACGGCGGGACGTATTGAGAGGTTCAGGAAGAAGTACTCCATAAAGGAGTAG
- the lnt gene encoding apolipoprotein N-acyltransferase, with protein sequence MKVSSSAGFRSFLINLAAIAAGALLFAAAFPNLLFENGLPLLAWIAYVPVFWVIRRSGFGASVFWGALYGYGAYGLFNYWLSVFHPLAGLIVGSIYMFYLAALFPLLKLAITLYPKRGYLLQFLFWMGFEYLRTQGFLGYAYGITGYSQWRLVPVIQIASIAGVWGVSALAVFPSAWLAAALPADLFGRKTDARLDGIFKAFFKREKIPALVWGIAVIAALVYGFVSPLDYGDAPKAKLALIQHNTDPWRGGIEEYRNNYRVLKRLSDEALKANPDLDLVVWSETAFVPRIYWHQTVRDDPPSWTLVKELLDYLASQDVPFVIGNDDARKEPAKNPLDDNRVDYNGVMLFEKGEIKTLYRKLHLVPFTEHFPYKRQLPFVYDALINADTHFWETGNEATVFESRGIKFSTPICFEDTFGYLSREFVRNGAELIVNLSNDAWSHSLPAQNQHLSMAVFRAVENRRAMARSTASGQTCAIDPNGKVLAMAEPFTEAWLAAELPLVKVSSLYTRFGDWLPKVFMGLAFILLIAGIVSGILLKNIKNKVAFPQIKEG encoded by the coding sequence ATGAAGGTTTCTTCGTCCGCTGGTTTTAGATCCTTCCTAATCAATCTGGCTGCTATTGCGGCGGGTGCATTGCTCTTTGCGGCGGCTTTTCCCAATCTTCTATTTGAAAACGGCCTCCCCCTATTGGCATGGATAGCCTATGTGCCTGTCTTTTGGGTTATCAGGCGGTCCGGTTTTGGGGCTTCGGTGTTTTGGGGCGCCCTTTACGGGTATGGGGCTTACGGGCTTTTCAACTATTGGCTGAGCGTGTTCCATCCTCTGGCAGGGCTTATCGTTGGCTCTATCTATATGTTTTACCTGGCCGCCCTCTTTCCCCTGCTCAAGCTTGCAATCACCCTCTACCCCAAGCGGGGATATCTGCTTCAATTTTTATTCTGGATGGGCTTCGAATATTTGCGGACCCAGGGCTTTTTGGGGTATGCCTATGGCATTACGGGCTATTCGCAGTGGAGGCTTGTTCCGGTCATCCAGATCGCGTCGATTGCCGGGGTTTGGGGCGTTTCGGCCCTGGCGGTGTTCCCCTCGGCCTGGCTTGCGGCGGCTTTGCCGGCCGATTTGTTTGGCAGGAAGACAGATGCCAGGCTTGACGGGATATTCAAGGCTTTTTTCAAAAGGGAAAAAATCCCCGCCCTGGTTTGGGGCATTGCTGTTATAGCGGCCCTGGTGTACGGCTTTGTTTCCCCCCTGGATTACGGGGATGCCCCAAAAGCAAAGCTCGCTTTGATTCAGCATAACACTGACCCATGGAGGGGCGGTATTGAGGAATACCGGAACAATTACCGCGTTTTGAAGAGGCTTTCTGACGAAGCCTTGAAGGCGAACCCCGATTTGGATCTGGTGGTTTGGTCGGAAACCGCTTTTGTGCCCCGCATCTATTGGCACCAGACCGTGCGGGACGATCCGCCTTCGTGGACGCTGGTGAAGGAGCTTCTGGATTATCTTGCCTCCCAGGATGTGCCTTTTGTGATAGGCAACGACGACGCCCGGAAGGAGCCCGCAAAAAATCCCCTTGATGACAACAGGGTGGACTACAACGGGGTGATGCTTTTTGAGAAGGGGGAGATTAAAACCCTCTACCGCAAGCTTCACCTTGTGCCATTTACAGAGCATTTCCCGTACAAAAGGCAGCTTCCTTTTGTGTATGACGCCCTCATCAATGCGGATACCCACTTTTGGGAAACCGGGAATGAGGCAACGGTTTTTGAGAGCAGGGGGATAAAGTTTTCCACCCCCATTTGCTTTGAGGATACTTTCGGCTATTTGTCCAGGGAATTTGTGCGGAATGGGGCGGAACTCATCGTCAACCTCTCCAATGACGCATGGTCCCACAGCCTGCCGGCCCAGAACCAGCATCTTTCCATGGCGGTTTTCAGGGCTGTGGAGAACCGCAGGGCCATGGCCCGTTCTACCGCTTCGGGGCAGACCTGCGCCATCGATCCCAACGGGAAGGTGCTGGCCATGGCCGAGCCCTTCACAGAGGCCTGGCTTGCGGCGGAGCTTCCCCTGGTAAAGGTCTCTTCCCTTTATACCCGTTTTGGGGACTGGCTGCCCAAGGTTTTTATGGGATTGGCTTTTATCCTGTTGATCGCCGGAATAGTTTCGGGTATACTGTTAAAAAATATCAAAAACAAAGTAGCTTTTCCGCAAATTAAGGAAGGTTGA
- the ispG gene encoding (E)-4-hydroxy-3-methylbut-2-enyl-diphosphate synthase — MPRISKTVTIGGFDHVEAVVLGGGRPVVIQTMWKDCLSFLDLEGVRGKAIVSRIEALRSMGCRLLRFAVPDLEAAEALGKLASMVSMPLVADIHFEYLFALRCLDFPIAKIRINPGNIGSPEKVKSVLSKAAEKNRPIRIGVNAGSLPQDLRLAVDSGSLDRAEALVQAAERELAIFKEHHFDNALVSMKASGIADTIRANRLLAARTDAPLHVGVTEAGPLVAGVVRNSAALLTLLGDGIGDTVRVSLSDTMENEVIAAREILGAVADLQGKDKTGGVRIVSCPRCGRNGFDTHGFTARWLNRLYSLDKDITVAIMGCVVNGPGEARHADLGITGAGDKVLIFRRGEVIRTINAAEADGAFEEELKKL, encoded by the coding sequence GTGCCCCGGATTTCTAAAACTGTTACAATAGGCGGCTTCGATCATGTCGAGGCCGTTGTTCTCGGCGGCGGTCGTCCTGTGGTTATTCAAACCATGTGGAAGGACTGCCTTTCTTTTTTGGATTTGGAGGGCGTCCGGGGCAAGGCTATTGTCAGCCGCATCGAAGCCTTAAGAAGCATGGGTTGCCGCCTTCTCCGTTTTGCAGTCCCCGATTTGGAAGCCGCCGAAGCCCTGGGGAAACTGGCCTCCATGGTTTCAATGCCCCTGGTAGCGGATATTCATTTTGAATATTTATTCGCGTTGCGATGCCTCGATTTTCCCATTGCGAAGATACGCATAAACCCGGGCAATATCGGCAGCCCGGAAAAAGTGAAGTCAGTCCTCTCCAAAGCCGCCGAAAAAAATCGTCCCATACGCATAGGGGTTAACGCCGGAAGTCTGCCCCAGGACTTGCGCCTTGCGGTGGATTCAGGCAGCCTTGACCGGGCCGAAGCTCTGGTTCAGGCCGCCGAGCGGGAGCTTGCCATATTCAAGGAACATCATTTTGACAATGCCCTGGTCTCCATGAAGGCCTCGGGAATTGCCGACACCATAAGGGCGAACCGGCTTCTGGCTGCCCGTACTGACGCGCCCCTTCATGTGGGCGTGACCGAAGCAGGGCCTTTGGTGGCCGGGGTGGTGCGGAACAGCGCCGCCTTATTGACCCTCCTGGGCGACGGCATAGGCGACACTGTACGGGTTTCCCTTTCGGACACCATGGAAAACGAGGTCATCGCCGCGAGGGAAATTTTGGGGGCTGTTGCGGACCTTCAGGGCAAGGACAAAACAGGGGGGGTGCGAATCGTTTCCTGCCCCCGCTGCGGCAGGAACGGTTTTGATACCCACGGGTTCACCGCTCGCTGGCTCAACCGGCTCTATAGTCTGGACAAGGATATTACCGTGGCGATCATGGGCTGCGTGGTAAACGGCCCCGGCGAAGCCCGCCATGCGGACTTGGGCATTACCGGCGCAGGGGACAAAGTCCTCATATTCAGACGCGGCGAAGTGATACGCACCATAAACGCCGCCGAAGCGGACGGGGCCTTTGAAGAAGAATTGAAAAAATTGTAA
- a CDS encoding DUF1566 domain-containing protein yields the protein MFYDMGFYLNGWRYLEAAPADIPGVWQWGTERRDVNSTTNGIGNGKRNTQIIVELLKEARETMKATQVADAYEYNGFSDWFLPSKDELNQMYINLKVGGLGGFQSGSYWSSSENTSFGLNPPFCQKFSNGEQSQAHKDTSLLVRPIRQF from the coding sequence GTGTTTTATGACATGGGGTTTTATTTAAACGGCTGGCGTTATCTTGAGGCCGCACCGGCAGATATTCCCGGTGTATGGCAATGGGGTACTGAAAGGAGGGATGTGAATAGTACTACCAATGGTATAGGGAATGGAAAACGAAATACTCAAATTATTGTTGAACTTCTTAAAGAAGCTAGGGAAACCATGAAGGCAACACAAGTGGCGGACGCTTATGAGTATAATGGATTTAGTGACTGGTTTTTACCAAGTAAAGATGAGCTTAATCAGATGTACATAAACCTTAAGGTAGGAGGTTTGGGAGGTTTTCAAAGCGGTTCATATTGGAGTTCCTCTGAAAATACTTCTTTTGGACTTAATCCTCCATTTTGTCAGAAATTTAGCAATGGAGAACAAAGTCAAGCGCACAAGGATACATCATTATTGGTCCGCCCTATCCGGCAGTTCTAA
- the rpsT gene encoding 30S ribosomal protein S20 has protein sequence MAKKSSSAEKRHRQSEERRIRNKSVKSSVRTSAKKFVVLAQKKNVGEAETALKDMIRKIDSAAQKGIIKKNAASRKKSRMQLLFNSVKAAQ, from the coding sequence TTGGCTAAGAAAAGTAGTTCCGCAGAAAAAAGACACCGGCAGAGTGAAGAACGCCGGATCAGGAACAAATCGGTTAAATCTTCGGTTCGTACCAGCGCCAAAAAGTTTGTGGTTCTGGCGCAGAAAAAGAATGTGGGTGAGGCTGAGACCGCCCTTAAGGACATGATCAGGAAGATCGACTCGGCTGCCCAGAAAGGGATTATCAAGAAAAATGCGGCATCACGGAAAAAGTCCAGGATGCAGCTGCTCTTCAATTCTGTCAAAGCGGCCCAGTAA
- a CDS encoding CinA family protein: protein MAKAEILVERLKAAGKFLAAAESCTAGMAADMIARVPGASAVFWGSFVTYTLDAKMKMLGVSRECLQKHGAVSRETACAMAQGALEKSGADFAFSVTGLAGPDGDGSPNPVGLVWIGLARQGIEARAACFHFTGDRNEVRQRAAETAIEELLKYIESTLEKTQQ, encoded by the coding sequence ATGGCTAAGGCCGAAATTCTTGTAGAGCGTTTAAAGGCAGCCGGAAAGTTTCTGGCAGCTGCCGAATCCTGCACCGCAGGCATGGCAGCGGATATGATAGCCCGTGTGCCTGGGGCATCGGCAGTTTTTTGGGGTTCTTTTGTCACCTATACCCTGGACGCCAAGATGAAAATGCTGGGGGTTTCCCGGGAATGTCTCCAAAAACATGGCGCTGTTAGCAGGGAAACGGCCTGCGCCATGGCCCAGGGCGCTTTGGAAAAAAGCGGCGCTGATTTTGCCTTTTCAGTTACCGGCCTTGCAGGCCCCGATGGGGACGGATCCCCAAATCCGGTTGGTCTGGTCTGGATAGGGCTTGCCCGGCAGGGAATCGAAGCCAGGGCAGCATGTTTTCATTTTACCGGGGACAGGAATGAGGTTCGGCAAAGAGCGGCAGAAACAGCCATAGAAGAGCTGTTAAAATATATTGAATCAACACTGGAAAAAACACAACAATAA
- a CDS encoding ATP synthase subunit K (produces ATP from ADP in the presence of a proton gradient across the membrane; the K subunit is a nonenzymatic component which binds the dimeric form by interacting with the G and E subunits): MNLGLIGAGLVMGISAVGSAIGIGIAGQSVIGAWKKCYIANRPAPMTLLAFGGAPLTQTFYGFILGLLFMKPAALANPELGSLYLGIGLASGFAIAFSAIAQGKAGASGADAAGETGKGFVNYMMIVGICETVAIFAMVLSMISLS; encoded by the coding sequence ATGAACTTAGGCTTAATTGGAGCGGGTCTCGTAATGGGTATTTCTGCAGTCGGCTCGGCAATCGGTATCGGTATCGCTGGGCAGTCGGTAATCGGCGCATGGAAAAAGTGCTACATTGCCAATAGGCCGGCGCCTATGACCCTGCTGGCTTTCGGCGGCGCGCCCTTAACACAGACCTTCTACGGTTTCATCCTTGGCTTGCTCTTTATGAAGCCTGCGGCATTAGCCAACCCCGAATTGGGTTCCCTGTACCTCGGTATAGGCCTTGCTTCAGGGTTTGCCATAGCTTTTTCCGCTATTGCCCAGGGCAAGGCTGGCGCTTCCGGCGCAGACGCTGCCGGAGAAACAGGCAAGGGCTTTGTTAACTACATGATGATAGTCGGTATCTGCGAAACCGTAGCTATCTTCGCCATGGTTCTCTCCATGATCAGCCTTTCGTAG
- a CDS encoding DUF3786 domain-containing protein, whose translation MEKDYLELYSLVTESLSHCDFTEASNRLGIKDFSKDEVFLEFLGREYSIKKSAIDLVKENIIWETPNEQYEYNLKNVLGEYILSKGNTEPKNDFRPIDVYFLTNYFSEHTVLNSFLRKIIFLKSPLDETYASKNHPVKFRKCMSMLGYTCIEEKSANGIQSVWSGSILPKIPIRILYDHEETGHDYPVTKSKLLFDKTLGDYYQLDSFRVLYICYLEALNKIWGKYIEG comes from the coding sequence ATGGAAAAAGATTATTTAGAACTGTATTCTTTGGTGACGGAATCCTTATCCCATTGCGACTTTACCGAAGCTTCAAACAGGCTTGGGATAAAAGACTTTTCCAAAGACGAGGTATTTCTGGAATTTCTTGGCCGCGAGTATTCAATTAAAAAATCGGCTATTGATCTGGTAAAAGAAAACATTATATGGGAAACGCCGAATGAACAATATGAATACAATCTTAAAAATGTACTGGGAGAATATATTTTATCAAAAGGAAACACTGAACCAAAAAACGATTTTCGTCCTATCGATGTTTATTTTTTAACAAATTATTTTAGTGAACACACGGTACTTAATTCATTTCTTAGAAAAATAATTTTTTTAAAAAGCCCTTTGGATGAAACCTATGCTTCCAAAAATCATCCTGTAAAGTTTAGAAAATGTATGTCAATGCTGGGGTATACCTGTATCGAGGAAAAATCTGCAAACGGCATACAGTCTGTCTGGTCCGGCAGTATACTTCCTAAAATACCCATAAGAATACTGTACGATCATGAGGAAACAGGCCATGATTATCCTGTGACAAAAAGCAAACTATTGTTTGATAAAACCCTGGGGGATTATTATCAACTCGATTCATTCAGGGTGCTTTATATCTGTTATCTGGAAGCGCTTAATAAAATTTGGGGGAAATACATTGAAGGTTAG
- a CDS encoding lipoprotein has translation MKRNIRFRDIRPVAAILMFAALQVVLMGACSSQPKLTAAEAELELRQRLEAANRTSGGSGGIDLDAAIKEAAVRMDTRIPVGTKVALVSIASSPASLSEYIISRLEAAVVDGGKLVVVDRANLDKVREEQGFQLSGEVDDNSVQNIGKLLGAGQL, from the coding sequence ATGAAAAGAAATATCCGTTTTAGGGACATACGTCCTGTGGCGGCTATCCTTATGTTTGCAGCCTTACAGGTAGTATTGATGGGGGCCTGCAGCAGCCAGCCAAAGCTAACGGCTGCAGAGGCGGAGCTTGAACTAAGGCAGCGGCTTGAAGCCGCAAACAGAACAAGTGGCGGTTCCGGCGGAATAGACCTGGATGCGGCAATTAAAGAAGCCGCCGTCAGAATGGATACAAGAATTCCCGTGGGGACAAAGGTTGCCCTGGTTAGTATTGCTTCCTCCCCGGCGAGTCTTTCCGAATACATTATTAGCAGACTGGAAGCGGCAGTGGTAGACGGCGGCAAGCTGGTCGTGGTAGACCGGGCCAATCTGGATAAAGTGCGGGAAGAACAGGGCTTCCAGCTTTCGGGGGAAGTTGACGACAATTCGGTACAGAATATCGGCAAGCTTTTGGGCGCGGGGCAATTGTAA